Within the Hallerella porci genome, the region ACTTGCGGCTGCGTTTCTTTTGGCGGCTCTTTTTGGTCTGCGGGCTTTTCTTCTTTTTTCGGTTCTTCGCCCGAAGCATTGATCACTTCGACTTCGGGAACTGCGGGCGCAGGAGTTGTCGAAATGATTTCTGCATCTTGAATTTTATTTTCTTCTGCCATAGGAATCCTTACAAGATAAAGGTGCGTCCTTCGTAAACGAATACGCGATGTTCTAGCCAGAGTTTTACTGCGGTCGAAAGAGTGCGCTTTTCGATGTCTTTTCCGAGTTCCACCAATTCATCGATGGATGCGGTTTCGGGAACGCGCTGCACATCTTGGCAAATAATTGGACCTTGATCCAAATCTTCGGTCGCAAAGTGTGCGGTTGCCCCGATGATTTTCACGCCTTTATGCCAAGCTTGATGGTAGGGTTTTGCGCCTTTAAACGCCGGCAAGAATCCGTGGTGAATGTTCACGACTTTATACTTAAATTCTTCGGTAAACGCTGCCGAAAGAATTTGCATATAGCGGGCGAGAATAATGCCGTCCGTTTTCGTTTCTTGAATGATTTCGCGGAAACGATTTTCGGAAACGGATTTTTCTTGCGTGCTCGGCACATAGTAAAATGGAACGCCGAAAGTTCCACCAACTGGCCCGAGTTCGGTGTGATTGCTCACAATGCAGCTAAATTCGCAAGGAAGATCGCCGTCGCGGTGTTTTAACAATAAATCGTAAAGACAGTGATCGGTCTTCGAAACGAAAATAGCGAGACGTTTCACTTTCGTCGTATCGTGAAGCTTCCAAGTGAGCGAAAGATGCGGACCGATGGATTCTAAATGCCTTGAAACTTCTTCGGCAGCTTCCGGTTCACATTCAAAAACCGCTCGCAGAAAGAATGTGCCAATATCTTTGGCGGTGTGTTGAGTCAAGTCGATGATATTTGCGCCCGCTTTGGCGAGGACTTGAGTGGTTCCAGCGATAAGCCCTTTTTGGTCAGGGCAGTGAATTTGCAAAATATAACGGGTAATAGCCATAAACTAAATATAGAAAAGCGAGATAAATTAGAAAGTAGGAATTAGGAGTAACTTCTAATTTTCCGCAGCGCAGACTTTGTTTCTTCCGCTTTCTTTGGCGGCGTAAAGCGCTTTATCGGCGGCTGCGATCATCGATTCGATCGTCGGAATATCTTTGCCTTTGAAACTAGAAACGCCGAGGGAAATGGTAACCGGAATTTCTTTGTCTTCAAATGAAAAATGATAATTTTCCACCGCTTTGCGCAAACGTTCTGCGCTTTTCATCGCATCGGCTTTCGTCATTTCGGGAAGTAAAAACACAAATTCTTCACCGCCGTAACGAGCGAAGAGATCGCTTTCGCGTTTGTTCCGCTTAAAAATTTGCGCGATGCCTTTTAAAATCATATCGCCCGCTTGATGCCCAAACGTATCGTTGACTTTTTTGAAATGATCCACGTCGCACATAATGGCATGCATCATAAAATTTTTGCGGCGGGCTGCTGCTAATTCGCCGACAGAACGATCCATAAAAGTGCGGCGGTTGGGCGCTCGGGGCAGCGGGTCTGTCGTCGCCGCTTCAAAAAGTTCGCGGCCAAAAGCTTCTTCGCTCGGGTCTTTAAAATCGATTTTTAAAACCATCTTCCCGATTTGCAAGCGATTTTCAGAATTGATTGTCTTCGGGTGATTTGTAATCGCTGCGCCATCGACGAAAGTTCCATTCAAAGAATCTAAATCGCGAATGGTCATGCGGTTTCCGTCCCAAGCGAGCTCACAATGTTTCCGCGAAATCATTTCATCGTCAAGGCGAATATCGGCTTCGGTACCGCGCCCGAGAACGGTTTTTCCGCGGGTCAAGGGAATTTGCTGAAACGCTGTCTGCGGATACAGAACAATCAAGTGCGGATGCGATTCTGCTGCAGGCATCGGACGCGTAAGTCCATTTGCCGCAATCGTTTTGTCCAAATTAAAATCGATAGAAGACATTTTGTTCAAAAATAAAATTTTTTGGCCGAAAAAACGAAACGCATCGCCAAAGCGATGCGTTATGGGGAATTCAAAAAGTTCTGCTCAGCGGGATTAGGTTTTGTTAATCGCCGCCAAGAAAGCGTCTTTCTTTTCTTGCAAAAATTCGCGGCTGTTGTATTTGCGAATGCGGCGAAGAGCTTGGTCGCGCAACTGGCGAACGCGTTCGTGGGAAATATTCATCGATTCGCCCACTTCGCGGAGAGTTTGCGGCGCTTCCAAATTGATACCGAAAATGCCTTCGATAACTTTTGCTTCGCGTTCGGGAAGCTGTTCCATCAATTCTTTGGAAAGATTTTCCACGCTTTGAATTTCGGAATCCGATTCGGGGTTAATCGCATGTCCGTCAGCGAGTACTTCGCCGTAAGTCGCCTTAGAATCGGTTTTGAGCGGGCTATCAAAAGAAACGCCGCGTTGACCGATTTGAATGAGTTCACGGATATCTTCGCTGATTTCTTTACCGCGGGATTGTTCGTGTAACGCTTTGCGCACGCGTAAATGCTGGTTCGCCGGTAAACGAATGAGGTTACCTTGTTCGTTAATGGCGCGGGTAATGTAAGCTTTAATCCACCACACACCGTAACTGATGAATTTTAGGCCGCGGGTATGTTCAAAGCTTTCGATGGCGCGGACAAGTCCCATAGCGCCTTCGCTCACCAAATCCGGCAGAGGAATCGGGCAGCCGCGATATTGAATCGCCACTTTCAACACAAAACGCATATTCGCCGAAATCAATCTTTGCCGAGCAATTTTATCGCCTTCTTTTGCTTTCTGAAAGAGAATTTGTTCCTCATCGCGAGAAAGCGGGGCAGTCTTACGAATGTCGTCTAAGTAGCGTTTCAGCGTCACATCAGTTGAATCAATATGCATTTCGAATCCTTTTCCTATGAACTTAAATATCGCTTTTTTTAGAGCAAGGAGTGTGCCAAAAGTGTAAAATTTTTTCAAATTATCCTACGATTGCGCTTTTTTATCAAATTTTTGGCTTTTTAAAATAATTGGCTCCTTTCACATGCGAAATTCCTCGCATTTCTGTCGCTCGAAAAACGAAAATGTTTTGTTTTATAGTCTAAATTTTATTACGGATTAAATTTGTTGTCATAAAATGATTACAAATAATGAATGAATTTCAATTCCTCATCATTAAACTTTGCTCGTGGATTTTTCCTCACGATGAATTTCGGAAAGCCGCAGACGATAAACATCGCCAAAAAATGGCGGCTTCGCCGCAAATAAAAGCGCAAAAAAAAGCGCGGCAAAAAAATAGCGCGCTAAGAAAGCGCGCCGAAATCTTTATCAAATTTTGTTAGTCTATTAACGTCGCTGTTTTGCCGTCGCAGCGAGCTTTGAACGTGCAATTCTTCGATTTGTTTAAAGGGAGCGGTTCTTTTTCCATATCCAAAATTTCGTGGATCGAAGCGCTTTGCCCGCGGAATTCGAGAACGGATTTGCCGTCGACTAAAATGCCGAAATATTGCACATTATATTTTTGCGCACTTTCTTCGCATTCGCGGAGATTTTTGGATTCCATTAAGGCGCGCGTCATCGAAATCAGGCAAGTTTCTTCGAACGAAGAATCGACTGTTGCAGGCTTGTAAGAACTGTCAATTGCCGCTAAATCGCCTTGATATTCAAACCAATTTAAAGAAAGCGGAACAAATTCCGGATTGTTTTTCGCGCATCCGAAAAAGAGTGCTAACGCAAAAAGAAAAATCCACTTTTTCATCTTGGTTCTCGCAGAATTAAACTTTCTTAATCGCAGCGGTGACGCTGTTGCGCCCATTGCGCTTTGAACTATAAAGCGCTTTATCCAAACGTTCAAAGACCGATTTCGGATCTTCACCCGGAGCCATTTCGGCAACGCCAAAGGAACAAGTCACTTGTTGTTGCGAAATTAACTGCGTGTTTTCCACATTTGTGCGGAGCTTTTCAGCGAGATGTTGCGCATTTTGAAGCGGCGTGTCGCTGCAAAGGATGACGAATTCTTCACCGCCCCAACGGACGAGTGCATCGGTTGTACGAATGCGACTGCGGATAAGCTTGGTGAGATTCACGAGAACTTCGTCGCCGACGCTATGTCCCCAAGTATCGTTGACTTTCTTAAAGAAGTCAATGTCGAGCATGATGAACGAGAGTGCGCCGCCGCCATTGTTCAAATGTTCTTGTTCTTGAGTGAGAACGCTTGTAAAGCCTGCGCGGTTTAAGCAACCGGTTAATGCATCTTCTTTGCTCGCTTTTTCGTAGTCGGATTTTTCCACTTCCAAGACGACCAAGTTGTGCTCTAATTCTTCGCGGCGTTTCCGTTCCACATTGCGTTGAATGCTGTAATCGCGGAGACGAAGCATTAAGTAGAAGAAGAAGGTGATAAACCAAAGGGCGATGAGCGCAAACATCAACTTTTCGGCGGAAATGAGTTTTCCTTTGAAAGAAATTCCCATAATTTCCAAAGTGCCGTAGCCGAGAGGCGCATTTGTCCCCGTTTGAATTTCGATGAGAGGAATGTTGGAAAAATCAACGCGGGCACGGTGTGCGTTCACATTATTTTGCGAAACCCACCAACCGGCAACGCGGAATTCTTGCGGGACAAAAACCGCAGGGCTCGTTTCTTCGAGCGGGAAAAATTCAATTTCGTTAAATTTGAGAGTGCTTTGTTCGCCGAGTTTTGAAATCGAATCGTCCCAAGCGCGCAAGTAAAGGCGAACAGAACCTTCGCCGCGGGGCTTTACCCAAACATAAATGCTGTCGTAGTGAGAAAGATCTTTGCCGCGGCTTTTTCCGTCACCCAAGTAAATTTGCAAATTGACGTAGGGATACGGATAACCTTCGCGGAGCTCGTAATCCATAATCAAGGATGAATCGGTCCGAGAAATTTCCAAAATGGAATTTCCGCCGTCCACGGAATCCGTTTGCGCGACAATATAGGGATACGTTGCTGGCGAAATCGTGTAGATATCGTCCATCCCATACCGATACCATAAAAACCCGAGAATCGTGACGGAGAGCAAGAATGCAATCATCAAATTCAAGCGGAATATGGACATCAATTTAATCCAAACATTTTTCATACTTTCCTGTAAAATACATTAAATACATTTTTTTTGCTCAAAGTGTGTGTTAATTTTTTGAAATAATTTATTGGCCATCGCTTCGTGGCGGCTTAAATTCGGGTGAAAATCCAATCCAGAATTTTGCGGAGTCGGCAAATAAATGTGTGAAATATCGCGGTTTCCGCGGGAAAGTTCGCGCGAAAAGACGGACTCAATGCGTTCGGGCAAGAAATTTTGCGGGAAAATATCGGTGGAAAGCAAAAAGATGTGGGAAAGTTGATGCTTTGAACGGATAAAATCCAAAAAATCCGAATAAGCTGCGTCAAAAATTGCGGGATTTGGATGCGAACCTTCGCCTTGCCAGTCGTTTATTCCGATGAAAAGGCAGAGAATATCGGGGTGAAATGCAGAAAAATCCCAAGAGGGAGAATTGCCGAGGGGAGATTCGCCACCGAGAGTGTATAAATAGAGCTGCGGAATGGTCCAGCGGGGCGCAATTTGCATATAATTTTGCACAAGTCCGCGTCCACTGTAAGCGTTGACTTGAAAATCTGCATGAAATTTTTCGGCGACAAGCGCTGCGTAACTGCGGGTAGCGTCCGTCGTGGAAAATGCGGTTCCCGTAATCGGATTCGGCGCAGAATTGCCGAAGCCGACGGTGTAAGAATCGCCGATGAATTCCATTTTGAGCGGAAAAGTTTTCGTTTTTTGCGGAATGGGTTCGGGGTAAATTTTCCAAAGCGAGATGCTTCCGAATTCGGTCTCGGTCATTTTTCGAACGCGGGCTTCGTGAATGCCGTTTTCGAGGTCTGCAGCGACGGGATAAATTTTACGCTCGCGAGTTTCTAAAATGGAAAAATCTTTGCCGTCGATTTCAATGCGAAAACGCGCTTCGCCTTCGAGTTCTAAAGCCAAAGAGGCGCCTTCAAAGGCAAAAGAAAATTCCGCGGCGGGCGCACAAACGCGGGGAATTCCTTGCAAATCCCAACGTCCACAAAAGGTAACAGATGAAAATGTCATAAAAGGAAAATAGAAAGAAAAACGCGGCGAAGCCGCCTCACACCTAATTTCTAATTTATTCTCGTGGATTTTCGCAGAATAAAAAAGTGCGCTTGGATTTTGCCGGTTGCTTATGCGGTGGCTTTTTTTTCGGATGTTTGCTTGGGCGAAGCGGAGGCGCCGGCGCCGGGTTCTGCGGGGGATACGCTGACCGTCGAAGATAAACGGATGGCTTATCTCGTTTACAATTTATTGGATTCAAATGGGATGATTCTCGGGGCGGATACGGCT harbors:
- the purU gene encoding formyltetrahydrofolate deformylase, with protein sequence MAITRYILQIHCPDQKGLIAGTTQVLAKAGANIIDLTQHTAKDIGTFFLRAVFECEPEAAEEVSRHLESIGPHLSLTWKLHDTTKVKRLAIFVSKTDHCLYDLLLKHRDGDLPCEFSCIVSNHTELGPVGGTFGVPFYYVPSTQEKSVSENRFREIIQETKTDGIILARYMQILSAAFTEEFKYKVVNIHHGFLPAFKGAKPYHQAWHKGVKIIGATAHFATEDLDQGPIICQDVQRVPETASIDELVELGKDIEKRTLSTAVKLWLEHRVFVYEGRTFIL
- a CDS encoding GGDEF domain-containing protein, whose product is MSSIDFNLDKTIAANGLTRPMPAAESHPHLIVLYPQTAFQQIPLTRGKTVLGRGTEADIRLDDEMISRKHCELAWDGNRMTIRDLDSLNGTFVDGAAITNHPKTINSENRLQIGKMVLKIDFKDPSEEAFGRELFEAATTDPLPRAPNRRTFMDRSVGELAAARRKNFMMHAIMCDVDHFKKVNDTFGHQAGDMILKGIAQIFKRNKRESDLFARYGGEEFVFLLPEMTKADAMKSAERLRKAVENYHFSFEDKEIPVTISLGVSSFKGKDIPTIESMIAAADKALYAAKESGRNKVCAAEN
- a CDS encoding sigma-70 family RNA polymerase sigma factor translates to MHIDSTDVTLKRYLDDIRKTAPLSRDEEQILFQKAKEGDKIARQRLISANMRFVLKVAIQYRGCPIPLPDLVSEGAMGLVRAIESFEHTRGLKFISYGVWWIKAYITRAINEQGNLIRLPANQHLRVRKALHEQSRGKEISEDIRELIQIGQRGVSFDSPLKTDSKATYGEVLADGHAINPESDSEIQSVENLSKELMEQLPEREAKVIEGIFGINLEAPQTLREVGESMNISHERVRQLRDQALRRIRKYNSREFLQEKKDAFLAAINKT
- a CDS encoding GGDEF domain-containing protein; this encodes MKNVWIKLMSIFRLNLMIAFLLSVTILGFLWYRYGMDDIYTISPATYPYIVAQTDSVDGGNSILEISRTDSSLIMDYELREGYPYPYVNLQIYLGDGKSRGKDLSHYDSIYVWVKPRGEGSVRLYLRAWDDSISKLGEQSTLKFNEIEFFPLEETSPAVFVPQEFRVAGWWVSQNNVNAHRARVDFSNIPLIEIQTGTNAPLGYGTLEIMGISFKGKLISAEKLMFALIALWFITFFFYLMLRLRDYSIQRNVERKRREELEHNLVVLEVEKSDYEKASKEDALTGCLNRAGFTSVLTQEQEHLNNGGGALSFIMLDIDFFKKVNDTWGHSVGDEVLVNLTKLIRSRIRTTDALVRWGGEEFVILCSDTPLQNAQHLAEKLRTNVENTQLISQQQVTCSFGVAEMAPGEDPKSVFERLDKALYSSKRNGRNSVTAAIKKV
- a CDS encoding GDSL-type esterase/lipase family protein — translated: MTFSSVTFCGRWDLQGIPRVCAPAAEFSFAFEGASLALELEGEARFRIEIDGKDFSILETRERKIYPVAADLENGIHEARVRKMTETEFGSISLWKIYPEPIPQKTKTFPLKMEFIGDSYTVGFGNSAPNPITGTAFSTTDATRSYAALVAEKFHADFQVNAYSGRGLVQNYMQIAPRWTIPQLYLYTLGGESPLGNSPSWDFSAFHPDILCLFIGINDWQGEGSHPNPAIFDAAYSDFLDFIRSKHQLSHIFLLSTDIFPQNFLPERIESVFSRELSRGNRDISHIYLPTPQNSGLDFHPNLSRHEAMANKLFQKINTHFEQKKCI